The Naumovozyma castellii chromosome 2, complete genome sequence ATTCAATCCAATGTAAGGATACGGCCACAAATAGCGATAACAATGTTAAAGTGTATTGACTTATAACGGTAAAATCCTTGTGCTTATGATGTGGTAAATTCAAGCATGATAATGCGGTAAAACAGATTTGTAATAGGACTAGTGAAATTCTAGAAACGATgatccaatttcttctataTTTCACCCCGGGGTGCTTCATAGTACATAATCGAATCAATTGCCTTGTACCAAAGATCAACATAAATAGAGACGctaaatttaaaatcaCTCCATCGATGAAACATTGTGTGAAGTCACCATAAAAGGATATGGGACCAAATCCTTCAGATGACTTACAAGCTTTGCAAATCCAAGCTTCGAAATCGGAAGTCATTGTGTTTGTCTTCCCAATTAATGAACGGTGTATTGGCTGCAGTAAGTTTATGAATTATTGCTCTACGTTATGAGTTAAGAGTTTGAAAAGGTTTATAACAAGATGAGCTAGATATCTATTGGTATATATTTAAACATTTTGTCAGGGTGTTAAGTGAACTAAATTGCCTTTTCTAAACCTGAGCTTACTAAAGTACGTACCCTCTTTTTACAGAAACGGCACCTTTAGTGAAAATAAGGCCTTGTGAGGGTTTAAAAAGCGTTTACAAGTAAAGCCCTAACCAATGTGGgtctttgaagaaaaaatagGTTTCAAAAACTTCAACCCTTGGTAAccttatttttttttaatgaaagaagTTATTTTATCCTAAAAGACGCCGATAAGCCCTAATAAAGCCACAGTGCAAAGATTACTAAGCGGTAAAATATTGTGAGAACCAAAATTTTCGTTGCCATACGTAATGGAATAATACTCTTCGTATTATTATCCATCTCATTTCATCTCAGCTCTTCATCTGTATCCCACCTATGACGCAAACACAAGCTTTAAGGCATTACGTGTTTTAGAAGTGGTGCAGTTTTTACGCTGACAAAATTGACTCTTTAAATAGGGGAGTAACCATAGAGTAACTATGGATTCAGGTTTttaaaaatggaaaatgttGAAGGCGAAACATGAGTAGAGTTATCAGAAGGTGCATCTAAATTGTCAGTTGTTGGTGTAGTAGCAATTGCATTAATAGCTCGCTCATTTATTTTGATGTCAATGGCgattctttcaatatcagAGCGCTTTAATTTTGGTTGATTATCGAGGCCATATCGATTAAGATAATCAGCAACAAATTTTTGTTCACCCGCGATATCTCTCCATTTGAGACGATATCCATTCAGAAGATCCAGATATTTCGAAAATGAGGGTGAGTCTCCCTATCCGAGCGACCAATGCTCACAATACCAGCATTATCAGTAAAAATGGTGATCTGAGTTGAAAGGATTAAATGAGCCTTTCTTTATAGTATTTAGAATAGCGAAAACTTCACGTTCAGAAGGACCAAATCTCTATTGCGTTGGAGTAAATCtgattgaaaagaatgtaATTGGATAAAGGTAAGTCTTCCCTTGGTATAATTCAGGTTGACAGACCATAGATGTCTCTCTTTTTTGACTAGCATCTGTATAAATGTATGCTCGTAGTTGTGGATCAAACAACATGAGTGGTAACGTTTCGTAATCGATTTCTAAACTGTTTGAAAATGTGGTGTAATATGGTAAATAATTTGGACTTGGATATGTTATTGTTAATTGTTTTAGAGTTAGTAACCTTAAAAAACGGTTGTAGTAATTTGGAAGCATTTGGTATAATCCCAAGAAGGTAATAATAGGGATCTTGGTTGAGTTCTGTAATAAATGGGAAACAAGACATAAGTTGACAAGTTCATCTTGAGTAATTCGAACTAATAAACCACTAGCTAAAGATTGTTCAATATAAATCTGGATAGCGATTTTTAGATCCACCACTGGTAAAGTAGGCTCTCGGTTTCTTGTAATCGAAACCTTTCAGGTTAACAGGAGCAGTTGACATTAACATAAATGAGCAAGCTATTAATGCAATTAGTACTACTCCAACAACGATAATGTGTTTAACCGATAGAGAGGGAGTAGAAGCGAAGACGGCTGAAAACCTTGACTTTAGAATTTCTAAAAGATTGgctttttttattataaagaaagaagtggatgataaattaatagTAGCAATGGGAGAAgtatcaatattttgattgTTGACTAATATGTATTCGTGATCATCGTCTAGCTGGTATTTCAATTCACGAAGAAGTGGTTTACCAAATATGCTGCgttgttgttcttctgGAATAAGATAAAACCATTTCGCGATGGACTGCGATTCAATGGTGATACGAAGTTGTATTCTTTTGGTAACAATTCGTGAAGGGCTGAAGGCAGGTGAAACAATAATTAGATCACATGATTTTATCTGTATCTTGTCAATAGCAACATGTTCGAATAAAAAGCCCTGTATACGTAATATGTATATAAAAAGCCGTATGAAAAATAAGGAGATTCTTTTGCCCATGCACCACTTTCTTTACGGGAATGTGGAGGGCAAGCATTTAAGAGTGGGATAGCCTATGTAGAAGCAAAAAATAGTACTAGCCGTAACTTCACACCATATTATTCAATCAAAAACATTTTGAATAAGAAAATGAGTAAATAACCTATCAAGACTTAGAGTTATTGGTCTATTTATACCCATCTTGATATTGGAATACGAACTACGAATTTGTATTTCAATGTGGACAGACACGAAAATCTAAGATTAATCGTGTCGCGTCGATGGCTGCATGGTATTCAGTTTGTGTCTTTGTAGAAGACGTTGTACCAAAATTGATATCTGGCCTCTTCACATTAGGATATTGGTGGTACCGCTATTCAAAACTTCTATCCACCGATTATATCCCTTCTTATTACTCTTTTCTTGCGCCAAAGACAAACGATCTATACATACAGagaaaattattgaaagcGCTTATTTGGAGAGATCCACGTAACAAAAAGTAGAATTCTTGTTCCTCGTGGCCCAATGGTCACGGCGTCTGGCTACGAACCAGAAGATTCCAGGTTCGAGTCCTGGCGgggaagaaaatttttttacCAATCTTAGTCAAATATTAGAGGTGACTTACACCATTTGAACAATGATTTAGGAAGTCTGAATCCTCCAACAAGAACTGAAGAATCAAAGATCTATACTAGACACACATATACGTATGCATACTCATCGAATTGACTCCTTCCTAATATCAGACAATGTCAGATTGGAGATTGTTCATGAATCAAATCCGTACTTTGCAGGAGAGCATATCTCTATGGTATTCCGTTTGAGACATTTGGGACTTCCTCAAGAATATGAACAGATAACGactgaattgaatgaattgcatcagaagattgaagaaaaagCTAGCAATCCTGCACAAAAGGAAGCTGAGACAAAGAATAATTCAACTTGGACAATGAAATCCCTATTTCAATCAATTAGGAGAACCGATGGACAGGCTGATGAGAATAGCCCAACAGAACAGGAGAAGTTACTATTAGTggaattaatgaaaaaattggaatatcATAAGCCAGTCGAACTTATATCAAGTTTTGTTCAAGTATCTGGTATATGCCAATTTGATCCTGATATAATTAACTCTGagaaatttgatgatataGGTAATAAGATGGCTGGTATTGACCGTTTGGCATCAAGGAACTTGACGAGCAAGGTTAAtcaagaggaagaaataTCACACTATTACAATTCCGATTATACCTCCGTCACTAACGGTCTGTTATCATATGGCGATAAGAATGCTGTAAGTACGAACGCAGATGTTGTTCTTGAATTAGGTAGTATACAAAATATTCCGGAGTATAAGCAAATTCCCATTTTTATTGTTCCTCAGACCTTACTTTTCACCGAATTAACATTGGAAGCAGGTGAAGTCAAAGTATTCCATTTTAGAACTGCAAGACTTCCGAAGGAGCTTGTCCCAACATATTTGAACtctcaaaatatttccataaattattctttggaatttgGTGTTAGCAAAATTACATCAGAAACAATGAATCCATATTTAGTTAAGGTACCAATCACTGTCTCCCCCTTCGTTGATAGTAGTGGGTGTCAATTTATGGCTACATTGAATAAGAAACCTTTTATACTAAAGCCAGGAAGTGTAAAACAACTAAAAAAAACACATTCTAATAAGAGGAAGGTATCCACGGCATCTACAGTTTCATTTGGGAGAAGAAACTCCTCGATAGTCGATTCTCAAGAAACGAATGAGCTTGTTGAAAAGGCAAAGCAAAACTTTATTAAGCTTGtaaaatcaaatcaaaatgGTTCCAAACACATTGAGGAACTTGTGGATCTGCAACTTCAAGTTCAATTCCCCCCACTTGATGATACTTCAGATAATGATTCAAGCTATCTTAATAAAGATGGTGTTGAATTCGTTTCAAGCAAAGAAACTTCCCATTATTCTGTACGAGATAcaatatctttattaaGGGAGATGTCGAGTACTGGAATGGTAAAAGAGGGGAATGATGCTAAACCTGATGATGCAACATTACCTATtttacaacaacaactaaCAAACTTGCAAAAAAACTATTTAATCAACCGAAATGGCGAACAGATAGCAAAACTGACATTCTCgaaagaatttttcacgATTTCCGAGGATATTGATCTAATGCTATCATTTAGTAAAGATTCACCAACTTCAAGAAAGGTTACTGCAGTAACTGTTACCCTGGAATCGTTCGAATCTATAAATTCgaaattcattattgattctATGGATAAGCATGGCGTTCCCAAGGTAACTGCGATATACGAATCACATCACATATGTTTTGATGAATGTAGTTCTTTGCCGGTTAAACTACTTGTCCCAAAATCACCTATGAATCAACTATCAAGCCAATTTAAAACAGATGTCTTCCAATTAAAATACATGTTGTTATTTAAGTTTGTACTGGCTGATAGATCAAAGAATGTAGCACTAGAACAATTTTATGAAGATAAGAAAGGTACACTTTTCCATTCAAAGGAGAGCCTAGAAGGTGAATCTTTTTCCTGTCGAGTTCCCGTTGTAGTTTTGCCAACAATACATGATATGGGTGGTTGGTAGAACAATTCTCtatcttcaaatgcaaGCAtggtttatttattttaacTTACCTAGAAACATATAGAATGACATTCTGTAAGTGTAGCATTTTATAAACAAGTTATTACATTGTTATTATGTAATAACGTGGCTGATAGTTTTTAAAAGTATTACGATTAAAAACTTGATGCATAAATATAACATTTAAACTACCCAGATGGTAATTGGTTCTTAATAACAGTCAATGTGCATTCTTTGATAGAAGTCATTAGAAAGTTTGAGATTATGGTTAGTTGAGCAAACAAGccatttgaaatttttgttgGGCTCCAATATTACTAAATAAGAGATGAGtgtttaaatattttatttacttaGTATGAGTGTTTGTTAgttagaaaaaaaaaattaaccAAACCTTCAGATAAGATAAAAACAATAATGTTAGCGTTATTACACAGTATCCATAACCGTTTGTTATAAGTCTTTTAATACGGGTAACCGTTGGTTGGCCACCTTCGGAGGGACACGATCCGATCGATCACCGGACGTGTCAGACCACTTAGTATGCAAGTAGGGGGTTGCATTGTATTGGACACTATGTCATATGCTAACGTATATAAGCTACCATGTTGAGACGTCTTTGACTGCTGGACCCTTtgggtatttatttatattaatatatattacttaCGTAATATAAGgaagaatactttgaattaaaggattactcttaacaaataattgaataagCGCTGTATTAAAACCTCTATATTTCTCTCAaaattctaataatattataacCACACTTGGAAGTTCGTTTATTTTTTTAGTATATGATCCCGTGATCCTCATCTGTCGACAAAGATCGTCTTCAACgttatttaatttttcgGAAATTTCAACCGCCTGAAAACATAAAATTGATATGAAATATAAAGACTACATACAAAGCCAATAGATTCTCGATAATTGACTTGGCAAACCTACACCAATTATTCcccaaagaaaaatgagtcaatttgaaatcatAATACAGAGATGTGCGAGTTCTCTGCTTCCTGTATTAAAAAAAGTGTCTGATGAACATAAGGAAACAATTCTACAAAAGCCACTAGAGGAGGCCGACTTCCCGGAAAATGAACTGTCTCTCAAATGGGATTTATTACCCACCGATTCACGGGAGACGAACAATGATCCTTTGGTAGATTTAActttaaaaagaataattactgatttattttccaacTTTTTGACgaaagatgatgaaatttccCAAACCGACAACTTGTCCTCTAAACTAACATTGGCCGCAAGTGCACTGGATTTTTGTTATAAttctaaaaaaaatagGCATAGCCCTAACTCCTGGTCATCAACATATTTTGATCTTTTCGCCACAACACTTGATTTATTGACCTGGCCAGCTGGTATACTCGCCTTTTGGCCATACGCAGAGTCTCGTTTAGAATGGTTCAAATCAAACACTATAAAGGATGACGATAGTAAAGAAATCACTTCAAATATGTCCAATTTAATTAGTTATAAAGCACCATTATCTGAACGATTACGTCATTGGAATGAGATGTTAGAATCAAGCGAGATAAATTCATTTCTTAATACCCCAGCACATTTTAAGATGAAATATAAATTACAGAAGTTTTTATCGGAATTGTTGCCTATCTACGAAGAGTCTAATTTTAATAGATCAGCAACTATTTCGGAAGCTCAACATTCAGGAAGTTCTTGGAATAGAGTCGATACCGAAggtagaagaagaacagcaccagaaatatttttcgAAGATTATATCTTTATCAtagaaaatttaataagCTATCCCATTGGCTTTATTATTTCGCCAATAGAACAGAGGAAAGATATAGAAACAGCATTACAATCCTTAATTGATGCTTTACTTGATAAAGAGGATTCTTTTTACAGGGAAATGAAATCGAACCAAAAAAAGCTTGGGACGATTAACAACAAATTAAACATCAATTATCAgtccaattttgaaaatactAAAGTTCAGACTCCACGTTTCCTTACTACATCCGAACCCATGATGATAAAAAAGCAGGAATTTTGGCAAGAATTTATGACATCACAAACCGAAGCACTTCCTCAACCAACCTTATTAGATATTTCGACCACTAACCCgacttcattatttgatcaAATGATGACATATACAAATGATTTCTACAGAAAACAATTTATCTTACAGACCTGTTTCGTGATGtcatttattgaaagatttatAACGTCCGAAGATATACGAACGTTTTATAAAACTTGCTTTCAAAAAGATTCAACTATGCTAAACGTCAACTTTGACAATTTCAAGCAAAGCGATCCGAAATCCAATAAGATATCTACATTTTGCCATTTTATATTGAAGAAGCGTATTTTACACTTTTATAGTACGAGAGACCCAGTGTTCACAAACctaattcaaaaattattggattcTGATTCCCTTTTTCTGGATACCAAAGTTGATAGcttcaaaaatttccaaaattttgtATTACCTGAGGAAAGAGTGATGGAGGTTAAAGAATCTGATTACtcattcaaaaaattcGGTTTTATTAAACTAGGTAATAAAGcaataaacaatatatGGAAGATCGAAACTGgtttaaataatatcaaCAGGCCTACTTCCAATTCCGAAACCTTATTTGACGAATTAAGAGAAAAATGGCAATTGAAGTCCACGAACAATGAGTTCGAAAAAGAACATCAACCAAAGGATATGATAGTAAAGCGCTGGCAATTATTGCGGTCACTACGAGGACAGTatctttttaattttaatcaATTAAACGAGGATGTTGGCATTGATGGTCTATTTGATGCATCTTTAATGCAACAATGGACGGAAAGgaagaataatgaaaaactAGAGGATCTGGCACATAAGGAGAAGATTCATAATGATAAACTCCAAGCAGCAAGGAGTTATATGGCAGAACGtgaaaacaagaaaaggGCTTCTGAAGAAGGAGCAGAAGAACCGCCTACCAAAATTGCTAAAATTGAGAAGGATGGACCTCCAGTTCAAAGTTTGATTGAAGCTACTGAATCTGAAATAAATAACGGGAAGACTGCATCCAACGCAATCACTGCTGCTCCTAATGTTATTGAAAGTCCAGCAGGTCAGCTTACTGAGGATACAACGGCAGCGGCAGAAACTAATAACAAGCAGACTTAAATTATTCACATCTCTATAAAAATAGTAGTAAACTCATTATAAAAggtttttatttaatgcATAAAGTTACATTCGCAATAAGTAGACTATACtataatgataattttaACAATAATCTTGGTGGCGGTCGggtttcaaaattttaaaaatatggTTTTATTTGTTCGGACTTGATCTATTTCGCCGTCAGCATGCACTAAAACTGTATTCCAATTCTGAAGATGACCGAAGGACTTAAAAAAATGACTCAAGTTACTTGCAAAATTAGATTCATCAAAACATAAGCTGTCAACATCCTGAGAGGAAGACAAATCAAGAATCACTTGAAAAGTGTCAATTTTGATTCCTGGAAGCTTCAGGTCATA is a genomic window containing:
- the NCAS0B03480 gene encoding uncharacterized protein — its product is MGKRISLFFIRLFIYILRIQGFLFEHVAIDKIQIKSCDLIIVSPAFSPSRIVTKRIQLRITIESQSIAKWFYLIPEEQQRSIFGKPLLRELKYQLDDDHEYILVNNQNIDTSPIATINLSSTSFFIIKKANLLEILKSRFSAVFASTPSLSVKHIIVVGVVLIALIACSFMLMSTAPVNLKGFDYKKPRAYFTSGGSKNRYPDLY
- the RGP1 gene encoding Rgp1p (ancestral locus Anc_8.304); translation: MHTHRIDSFLISDNVRLEIVHESNPYFAGEHISMVFRLRHLGLPQEYEQITTELNELHQKIEEKASNPAQKEAETKNNSTWTMKSLFQSIRRTDGQADENSPTEQEKLLLVELMKKLEYHKPVELISSFVQVSGICQFDPDIINSEKFDDIGNKMAGIDRLASRNLTSKVNQEEEISHYYNSDYTSVTNGLLSYGDKNAVSTNADVVLELGSIQNIPEYKQIPIFIVPQTLLFTELTLEAGEVKVFHFRTARLPKELVPTYLNSQNISINYSLEFGVSKITSETMNPYLVKVPITVSPFVDSSGCQFMATLNKKPFILKPGSVKQLKKTHSNKRKVSTASTVSFGRRNSSIVDSQETNELVEKAKQNFIKLVKSNQNGSKHIEELVDLQLQVQFPPLDDTSDNDSSYLNKDGVEFVSSKETSHYSVRDTISLLREMSSTGMVKEGNDAKPDDATLPILQQQLTNLQKNYLINRNGEQIAKLTFSKEFFTISEDIDLMLSFSKDSPTSRKVTAVTVTLESFESINSKFIIDSMDKHGVPKVTAIYESHHICFDECSSLPVKLLVPKSPMNQLSSQFKTDVFQLKYMLLFKFVLADRSKNVALEQFYEDKKGTLFHSKESLEGESFSCRVPVVVLPTIHDMGGW
- the HPR1 gene encoding Hpr1p (ancestral locus Anc_8.306) gives rise to the protein MSQFEIIIQRCASSLLPVLKKVSDEHKETILQKPLEEADFPENELSLKWDLLPTDSRETNNDPLVDLTLKRIITDLFSNFLTKDDEISQTDNLSSKLTLAASALDFCYNSKKNRHSPNSWSSTYFDLFATTLDLLTWPAGILAFWPYAESRLEWFKSNTIKDDDSKEITSNMSNLISYKAPLSERLRHWNEMLESSEINSFLNTPAHFKMKYKLQKFLSELLPIYEESNFNRSATISEAQHSGSSWNRVDTEGRRRTAPEIFFEDYIFIIENLISYPIGFIISPIEQRKDIETALQSLIDALLDKEDSFYREMKSNQKKLGTINNKLNINYQSNFENTKVQTPRFLTTSEPMMIKKQEFWQEFMTSQTEALPQPTLLDISTTNPTSLFDQMMTYTNDFYRKQFILQTCFVMSFIERFITSEDIRTFYKTCFQKDSTMLNVNFDNFKQSDPKSNKISTFCHFILKKRILHFYSTRDPVFTNLIQKLLDSDSLFLDTKVDSFKNFQNFVLPEERVMEVKESDYSFKKFGFIKLGNKAINNIWKIETGLNNINRPTSNSETLFDELREKWQLKSTNNEFEKEHQPKDMIVKRWQLLRSLRGQYLFNFNQLNEDVGIDGLFDASLMQQWTERKNNEKLEDLAHKEKIHNDKLQAARSYMAERENKKRASEEGAEEPPTKIAKIEKDGPPVQSLIEATESEINNGKTASNAITAAPNVIESPAGQLTEDTTAAAETNNKQT